Proteins co-encoded in one Aquincola tertiaricarbonis genomic window:
- a CDS encoding serine/threonine protein kinase, which yields MTGYAELDPGLVLEALDAVGLRGDGRLLQLNSYENRVFQVFLEDGDVVVAKFYRPGRWTDAQILEEHAFALELAEAEVPVIAPRRLQAVADAPLAVQLAGDPPTLATLGAGEQPHRFGVSPRSTGRAPELEDPLVMEWLGRFLGRLHAVGAQARFAHRRTLDVATFGTAARQRLLDGRFVPEPQDVLWADASARALALAQAAFDGLPQARQLRLHGDCHPGNILWRDEGPHVVDLDDACNGPAVQDLWMLLSGDRPTMSMQLEWLLEGYEQFMPFDRRELTLIEPLRTLRMIHHSAWIAERWSDPAFPAAFPWFGTAAYWQQQTQQLREQIEAMEG from the coding sequence ATGACCGGCTACGCCGAACTCGACCCCGGCCTGGTGCTGGAGGCGCTGGACGCCGTCGGCCTGCGCGGCGATGGCCGGCTGCTGCAGCTCAATTCCTACGAGAACCGGGTGTTCCAGGTGTTCCTGGAAGACGGCGACGTGGTGGTGGCCAAGTTCTACCGCCCGGGCCGCTGGACCGATGCGCAGATCCTGGAAGAACACGCCTTTGCGCTGGAACTGGCCGAGGCCGAGGTGCCGGTGATCGCGCCGCGCCGACTGCAGGCGGTGGCCGATGCGCCGCTGGCGGTGCAGCTGGCCGGCGACCCGCCGACGCTGGCCACGCTGGGCGCCGGTGAGCAGCCGCACCGCTTCGGCGTGAGCCCTCGCAGCACCGGCCGCGCGCCCGAGCTGGAAGATCCGTTGGTGATGGAGTGGCTGGGCCGTTTCCTGGGCCGCCTGCATGCGGTGGGTGCGCAGGCCCGCTTCGCGCACCGGCGCACGCTGGACGTGGCCACCTTCGGCACCGCCGCCCGCCAGCGTCTGCTGGACGGCCGCTTCGTGCCCGAGCCGCAGGATGTGTTGTGGGCCGATGCCAGCGCCCGCGCGCTGGCGCTGGCGCAAGCCGCGTTCGACGGTTTGCCGCAGGCGCGGCAGCTGCGGCTGCACGGCGACTGCCACCCCGGCAACATCCTGTGGCGCGACGAAGGCCCGCACGTGGTGGACCTGGACGACGCCTGCAACGGCCCCGCGGTGCAGGACCTGTGGATGCTGCTGTCGGGCGACCGGCCGACGATGTCGATGCAGTTGGAATGGCTGCTCGAAGGCTACGAACAGTTCATGCCCTTCGACCGCCGCGAGCTGACGCTGATCGAGCCGCTGCGCACGCTGCGCATGATCCACCACAGCGCCTGGATCGCCGAGCGCTGGAGCGACCCGGCCTTCCCGGCGGCGTTTCCGTGGTTCGGCACCGCCGCCTACTGGCAGCAGCAGACGCAGCAGCTGCGCGAGCAGATCGAAGCGATGGAGGGCTGA
- a CDS encoding DUF2726 domain-containing protein, which produces MHPSMPWLIAWAAIALGSLLFLVAVLRRRRPANRPPVLPDEWPLGPRPVFSAEERSVYRQLREALPAHVVLSKLPLLRFCHPNDPASLRYWYELLGSLNVSFAVCTGSGRVLAAIDIESGGRLSRRGQRIKESVLAACQVRYLRCKAHALPTIPELQLMVADTAATPAPAEPAWAAYRQTGTPESSGFIDSFLLGWRRSTNAARSGSSGR; this is translated from the coding sequence ATGCACCCGTCGATGCCCTGGTTGATCGCCTGGGCCGCCATCGCGCTGGGCAGCTTGCTGTTCCTCGTGGCGGTCCTTCGCCGCCGCCGCCCTGCCAACCGACCGCCGGTGCTGCCCGATGAATGGCCGCTGGGGCCGCGTCCGGTGTTCAGCGCCGAGGAGCGCAGCGTCTACCGCCAGCTGCGCGAGGCCCTACCCGCGCACGTGGTGCTGTCCAAGCTGCCGCTGCTGCGCTTTTGCCACCCCAACGACCCGGCCAGCCTGCGCTATTGGTACGAGCTGCTGGGCAGCCTGAACGTCTCGTTCGCGGTGTGCACCGGCAGCGGCCGGGTGCTGGCGGCGATCGACATCGAGTCCGGCGGCCGGCTGTCGCGCCGGGGCCAGCGCATCAAGGAATCGGTGCTGGCCGCCTGCCAGGTGCGCTACCTGCGCTGCAAGGCCCACGCCCTGCCCACCATCCCCGAGTTGCAGCTGATGGTGGCCGACACCGCCGCCACACCCGCCCCCGCCGAGCCTGCCTGGGCGGCCTATCGCCAAACCGGCACGCCGGAGTCCAGCGGTTTCATCGACTCCTTCCTGCTGGGGTGGCGCCGCTCGACCAACGCTGCACGCAGCGGATCTTCCGGACGCTGA
- a CDS encoding GNAT family N-acetyltransferase has translation MNTRTATSPAEPGPAARYRWLPVRSLAQRHRPRILSHLLALKDGDRYLRFGYAASDSQIGRYVDGIDFVHDEVFGIFNRRLELVALAHLAMLSPVPGQPRSAEFGVSVLDKARGRGFGARLFEHAVLHARNRGVSTLVIHALSENTAMLKIARNAGAVVERSGSEAEARLKLPPEDLISNMEQLLGRQAGEIDYRLKVHARQVNALLDGLSSVKTFFSTTGRGARE, from the coding sequence ATGAACACTCGCACTGCCACTTCCCCCGCCGAGCCCGGCCCGGCAGCGCGGTACCGCTGGCTGCCGGTGCGTTCATTGGCGCAGCGCCACCGGCCGCGCATCCTGTCACACCTGCTGGCGCTGAAGGACGGCGACCGCTACCTGCGCTTCGGCTATGCCGCCTCGGACAGCCAGATCGGCCGCTACGTCGACGGCATCGACTTCGTGCACGACGAGGTGTTCGGCATCTTCAACCGACGGCTCGAACTGGTGGCACTGGCCCACCTGGCAATGCTCAGCCCCGTGCCCGGGCAGCCGCGCTCGGCCGAGTTCGGCGTTTCGGTGCTGGACAAGGCCCGCGGCCGCGGCTTCGGCGCCCGCCTGTTCGAGCATGCGGTGTTGCATGCGCGCAACCGGGGGGTCTCCACGCTGGTGATCCATGCGCTGAGCGAGAACACGGCGATGCTCAAGATCGCACGCAATGCCGGCGCGGTGGTGGAGCGCAGCGGCTCGGAGGCCGAGGCTCGCCTCAAGCTGCCGCCGGAAGACCTGATCTCCAACATGGAGCAGCTGCTGGGCCGGCAGGCGGGTGAGATCGACTACCGCCTGAAGGTGCACGCGCGGCAGGTCAATGCCCTGCTGGACGGCCTGTCGTCGGTCAAGACCTTCTTCAGCACCACGGGCCGCGGCGCCCGTGAGTAG
- the rplM gene encoding 50S ribosomal protein L13, whose amino-acid sequence MKTFSAKPAEVKHEWLVLDATDKVLGRVASEVALRLRGKHKAIYTPHVDTGDFIIVINADKLRVTGNKANDKVYYRHSGFPGGIYATKFKDMQAKHPGRALEKAVKGMLPKGPLGYAMVKKLKVYAGDTHPHAAQQPKTLEI is encoded by the coding sequence ATGAAGACCTTCAGCGCCAAGCCGGCCGAAGTGAAGCACGAGTGGCTTGTGCTCGACGCCACCGACAAGGTGCTCGGACGTGTTGCCAGCGAAGTGGCACTCCGTTTGCGCGGCAAGCACAAGGCCATCTACACGCCTCACGTCGATACCGGTGATTTCATCATCGTCATCAACGCCGACAAGCTCCGTGTCACCGGCAACAAGGCCAACGACAAGGTGTACTACCGTCACTCGGGCTTCCCGGGCGGCATCTACGCGACCAAGTTCAAGGACATGCAGGCCAAGCACCCCGGCCGCGCCCTGGAAAAGGCCGTGAAGGGCATGCTCCCCAAGGGTCCGCTGGGCTACGCGATGGTGAAGAAGCTGAAGGTCTACGCTGGTGACACCCACCCGCACGCCGCTCAGCAGCCCAAGACGCTGGAAATCTAA
- the rpsI gene encoding 30S ribosomal protein S9, which yields MIGNWNYGTGRRKSSVARVFIKKGTGQITVNGKPVEQYFGRQTSIMIVKQPLFLTNNVEAFDIKVNVHGGGESGQAGAVRHGVTRALIDYDAALKSELSNAGFVTRDAREVERKKVGLHGARRRKQFSKR from the coding sequence ATGATCGGCAATTGGAACTACGGAACGGGCCGTCGCAAGTCGTCTGTCGCACGTGTCTTCATCAAGAAGGGCACGGGCCAGATCACGGTGAACGGCAAGCCGGTCGAGCAGTATTTCGGCCGTCAGACCTCGATCATGATCGTCAAGCAGCCGCTGTTCCTGACGAACAACGTCGAAGCCTTCGACATCAAGGTCAACGTGCACGGCGGTGGCGAAAGCGGCCAGGCCGGTGCGGTGCGCCACGGCGTCACCCGCGCGCTGATCGACTACGACGCGGCGCTGAAGTCCGAGCTGAGCAACGCCGGCTTCGTGACCCGCGACGCTCGTGAAGTCGAGCGTAAGAAGGTCGGTCTGCACGGCGCTCGTCGCCGCAAGCAGTTCAGCAAGCGCTGA
- the erpA gene encoding iron-sulfur cluster insertion protein ErpA — MNAVAEPIATPVADEMPAPIIFTDSAAAKVKELVDEEGNPELKLRVFVQGGGCSGFQYGFTFDEIVNEDDTQMSKNGVTLLIDAMSLQYLVGAEIDYKDDLQGAQFVIKNPNATTTCGCGSSFSA; from the coding sequence ATGAACGCTGTAGCCGAACCGATTGCCACCCCCGTTGCCGATGAAATGCCGGCGCCCATCATCTTCACCGACAGCGCGGCCGCCAAGGTCAAGGAGCTGGTGGACGAAGAGGGCAACCCCGAACTGAAGCTGCGTGTGTTCGTGCAGGGCGGCGGCTGCTCGGGCTTCCAGTACGGTTTCACTTTCGACGAGATCGTGAACGAAGACGACACGCAGATGAGCAAGAACGGCGTGACGCTGTTGATCGACGCGATGAGCCTGCAGTACCTGGTGGGTGCCGAGATCGACTACAAGGACGACCTGCAGGGCGCCCAGTTCGTGATCAAGAACCCGAACGCCACCACCACCTGCGGTTGCGGCTCCAGCTTCTCGGCCTGA
- a CDS encoding anhydro-N-acetylmuramic acid kinase: MALLGHPAPGLYIGLMSGTSMDGVDAVLADIGAGGGTVKVLRHGHAPFSPALRAELMALNQAGDNELHRAALAANGLALAYAERVDALLADLPRAQVQAIGAHGQTVRHRPGEFDGHGYTLQLLNGALLAERCGIPVVCDFRSRDVAAGGQGAPLVPAFHAALFARAGQAAAVLNLGGIANLTLLGAQGAVTGFDCGPANALLDGWCERHTGHAYDDGGRWAASGRVDEALLARWLQEPFFHRAPPKSTGRDLFDPGWLDREVPAGLKPEDVQATLAELTVRPIVADLQRHAPAARQLWVCGGGAFNQHLMQRLSALLPGVRVAPTSEAGIDVMQVEAAAFAWLAQAFMEQRPGNLQEVTGALEPRVLGAWHPAG, from the coding sequence ATGGCGCTTCTTGGCCATCCGGCGCCGGGCCTGTACATCGGCCTGATGTCGGGCACCTCGATGGACGGGGTGGACGCCGTGCTGGCCGACATCGGTGCCGGCGGCGGCACCGTGAAGGTGCTGCGCCATGGGCACGCCCCCTTCTCCCCCGCGCTGCGCGCCGAGCTGATGGCGCTGAACCAGGCAGGCGACAACGAACTGCACCGCGCCGCCCTGGCCGCCAACGGCCTGGCCCTGGCCTATGCCGAGCGGGTGGACGCGCTGCTGGCCGACCTGCCGCGCGCGCAGGTGCAGGCCATCGGCGCCCACGGGCAGACGGTGCGCCACCGGCCCGGCGAGTTCGATGGCCATGGCTACACGCTGCAACTGCTGAACGGCGCGCTGCTGGCCGAGCGCTGCGGCATCCCGGTGGTGTGCGACTTCCGCAGCCGCGACGTGGCCGCAGGCGGCCAGGGCGCGCCGCTGGTGCCGGCTTTTCATGCCGCGCTGTTCGCCCGCGCGGGGCAGGCCGCGGCGGTGCTCAACCTGGGCGGCATCGCCAACCTCACGCTGCTGGGTGCCCAGGGCGCCGTCACCGGCTTCGACTGCGGCCCGGCCAATGCACTGCTGGACGGTTGGTGCGAGCGCCACACCGGCCACGCCTATGACGACGGCGGCCGCTGGGCCGCCAGCGGCCGGGTGGACGAGGCGCTGCTGGCGCGCTGGCTGCAGGAGCCCTTCTTCCACCGCGCGCCGCCCAAGAGCACCGGCCGCGACCTGTTCGACCCAGGCTGGCTGGACCGCGAAGTGCCGGCCGGCCTGAAGCCCGAGGATGTGCAGGCCACGCTGGCCGAGCTGACGGTGCGGCCCATCGTGGCCGACCTGCAGCGCCATGCCCCCGCCGCGCGCCAGCTGTGGGTATGCGGGGGCGGCGCCTTCAACCAGCACCTGATGCAGCGGCTGTCGGCGCTGCTGCCCGGCGTGCGGGTGGCGCCCACCAGCGAAGCCGGCATCGACGTGATGCAGGTGGAAGCCGCGGCCTTTGCCTGGCTGGCGCAGGCCTTCATGGAACAACGCCCCGGCAACCTGCAAGAGGTCACCGGGGCGCTGGAGCCACGTGTGCTGGGTGCCTGGCACCCAGCGGGCTAG
- a CDS encoding M23 family metallopeptidase encodes MSATAFGIAPMAPDAADLPQRIISEPVAHEAVSSQLEALAAHELTLSRNDLTRPSDTADSLLKRMGVTDAAAANFLRRDPVARRLLDGRSGKMVQVVADGDGRLVSLVARYAAESTDSTASQFTRLTVERDGSSWRSRIALAPLQSQVRLASGTVQSSFFAASDEARIPDAIAAQMAEMFAADIDFHRELRKGDTFSIVYEALTADGEPITWNQGTGRVLAAEFVNGGKAYQSVWYSDAGGRGAYFGFDGQSKRRTFLASPMEFSRITSGFAMRFHPIMQTWRAHRGVDYGAPTGTAVRSVADGVVTFAGVQNGYGNVIEIRHTNDRSTLYAHLSRIGVRKGERVSQGETIGAVGSTGWATGPHLHFEFKVDGQQQDPLKIAKSSEAVTISSAQRADFTARALTYKAQLALAQTISGAHGAGD; translated from the coding sequence GTGTCGGCCACGGCCTTCGGCATTGCGCCCATGGCGCCGGATGCGGCCGACCTGCCGCAACGCATCATCAGCGAGCCGGTGGCGCACGAAGCCGTCAGCAGCCAGCTGGAAGCGCTGGCCGCCCATGAGCTGACGCTCAGCCGCAACGACCTCACCCGCCCCAGCGACACGGCCGACAGCCTGCTCAAGCGCATGGGCGTCACCGACGCGGCGGCCGCCAACTTCCTGCGCCGCGACCCGGTCGCACGCCGGCTGCTGGATGGCCGCTCCGGCAAGATGGTGCAGGTGGTGGCCGATGGCGACGGCCGCCTGGTGAGCCTGGTGGCGCGCTACGCCGCCGAGTCGACGGACAGCACCGCCAGCCAGTTCACCCGCCTGACGGTGGAGCGCGACGGCAGCAGCTGGCGCAGCCGCATCGCGCTGGCACCGCTGCAGTCGCAGGTGCGCTTGGCCAGTGGCACCGTGCAAAGCTCATTCTTCGCCGCCAGCGACGAAGCCCGCATTCCTGACGCCATTGCGGCGCAGATGGCCGAGATGTTCGCGGCGGACATCGACTTCCACCGCGAATTGCGCAAGGGCGACACCTTCAGCATCGTCTACGAGGCACTCACCGCCGACGGCGAGCCGATCACCTGGAACCAGGGTACCGGCCGCGTGCTGGCCGCCGAGTTCGTGAACGGCGGCAAGGCCTACCAGTCGGTCTGGTACAGCGACGCTGGCGGCCGGGGCGCCTACTTCGGCTTCGACGGCCAGAGCAAGCGCCGCACCTTCCTGGCCAGCCCGATGGAGTTCTCGCGCATCACCTCCGGGTTCGCGATGCGCTTCCACCCCATCATGCAGACCTGGCGCGCCCACCGCGGCGTCGACTACGGCGCGCCCACCGGCACCGCGGTGCGCAGCGTGGCCGATGGTGTCGTCACCTTCGCCGGTGTGCAGAACGGCTACGGCAACGTCATCGAAATCCGCCACACCAACGACCGCAGCACGCTGTACGCGCACCTCTCGCGCATCGGCGTGCGCAAGGGTGAGCGCGTGAGCCAGGGCGAAACCATCGGCGCCGTCGGCTCCACCGGCTGGGCCACCGGCCCGCACCTGCACTTCGAGTTCAAGGTGGACGGCCAGCAGCAGGACCCGCTGAAGATCGCCAAGAGCTCCGAGGCGGTCACCATCTCGTCGGCGCAGCGCGCCGACTTCACCGCCCGCGCACTGACCTACAAGGCCCAGCTGGCCCTGGCGCAGACGATCTCGGGCGCCCACGGCGCCGGCGACTGA
- the tyrS gene encoding tyrosine--tRNA ligase: MNDAEPSDRVLEALAISRRGCDELLPEADWLKKLQRSEATGTPLRIKLGLDPTAPDIHIGHTVVLNKMRQLQDLGHQVIFLIGDFTSMIGDPSGRNATRPPLTKEQIEHNAQTYYKQASLVLDPARTEIRYNSEWSDALGARGMIQLAARYTVARMMERDDFQKRYSANTPISVHEFLYPLMQGYDSVALKSDLELGGTDQKFNLLVGRHLQQEYGQEPQCILTMPLLEGLDGVEKMSKSKNNYIGITEPANSMFAKLLSISDVLMWKYFTLLSFRSEAEIAALKAEVEAGRNPKDAKVLLAKEITARFHSAAAAEAAEQDFQNRARGGVPDEIPEVALSGGPLAIGALLKQAGLVPSTSEGLRMVEQGGVRIDGTVLSDKGLKVEPGCYVVQVGKRKFARVTLG, from the coding sequence GTGAATGACGCCGAGCCGTCCGATCGCGTGCTGGAAGCGCTGGCCATCAGCCGCCGCGGCTGCGACGAACTGCTGCCCGAAGCCGATTGGTTGAAAAAACTTCAACGCTCCGAGGCCACCGGCACGCCGCTGCGCATCAAGCTGGGGCTGGACCCGACCGCGCCGGACATCCACATCGGCCACACCGTGGTGCTCAACAAGATGCGCCAGCTGCAGGATCTGGGCCACCAGGTGATCTTCCTGATCGGCGACTTCACCTCGATGATCGGCGACCCCTCGGGCCGCAACGCCACCCGCCCGCCGCTCACCAAAGAGCAGATCGAGCACAACGCGCAGACCTACTACAAGCAGGCCAGCCTGGTGCTGGACCCGGCGCGCACCGAGATCCGCTACAACTCGGAGTGGAGCGACGCACTGGGCGCGCGCGGCATGATCCAGCTGGCGGCCCGCTACACCGTCGCGCGCATGATGGAGCGCGACGACTTCCAGAAGCGCTACAGCGCCAACACGCCGATCAGCGTGCACGAGTTCCTGTACCCGCTGATGCAGGGCTACGACTCGGTGGCGCTCAAGAGCGACCTGGAGCTCGGCGGCACCGACCAGAAGTTCAACCTGCTGGTGGGCCGCCACCTGCAGCAGGAATACGGGCAGGAGCCTCAGTGCATCCTGACCATGCCCTTGCTCGAAGGCCTCGACGGCGTCGAGAAGATGAGCAAGAGCAAGAACAACTACATCGGCATCACCGAGCCGGCGAACAGCATGTTCGCCAAGCTGCTGTCGATCAGCGACGTGCTGATGTGGAAGTACTTCACCCTGCTGAGCTTCCGCTCCGAGGCCGAGATTGCGGCGCTCAAGGCCGAGGTGGAGGCGGGCCGCAATCCGAAGGACGCCAAGGTGCTGCTGGCCAAGGAAATCACCGCGCGCTTCCACAGCGCGGCGGCGGCCGAAGCCGCGGAGCAGGACTTCCAGAACCGCGCGCGCGGCGGCGTGCCCGACGAGATCCCCGAGGTGGCGCTGTCGGGCGGGCCGCTGGCCATCGGTGCGCTGCTCAAGCAGGCCGGCCTGGTGCCTTCCACGAGTGAAGGCCTGCGCATGGTGGAGCAGGGCGGCGTGCGCATCGACGGCACCGTGCTGTCGGACAAGGGGCTGAAGGTGGAGCCCGGCTGTTATGTGGTGCAGGTGGGCAAGCGCAAGTTCGCCCGCGTGACGCTGGGCTGA
- the dtd gene encoding D-aminoacyl-tRNA deacylase — MLSVVQRVAEASVTVEGRVVGQIGRGLLVLVCAEPTDTPAVADKLVAKLLELRIFSDEAGKMNRSLQDVGGGLLIVSQFTLAADTRSGNRPSFTGAAPPALGRELYEAVLASARAQHPLVQAGEFGADMQVRLLNDGPVTIPLNLGA, encoded by the coding sequence ATGCTCAGCGTGGTGCAGCGCGTGGCCGAGGCCTCGGTCACGGTCGAGGGCCGCGTGGTGGGCCAGATCGGCCGCGGCCTGCTGGTACTGGTGTGCGCCGAGCCCACCGATACGCCGGCGGTGGCCGACAAGCTGGTGGCCAAGCTGCTGGAGCTGCGCATCTTCAGCGACGAGGCGGGCAAGATGAACCGCAGCCTGCAGGACGTGGGCGGCGGGCTGTTGATCGTCTCGCAGTTCACGCTGGCGGCCGACACCCGCAGCGGCAACCGGCCCAGCTTCACCGGGGCGGCACCGCCGGCGCTGGGGCGTGAGCTGTATGAAGCGGTGCTGGCCAGCGCCCGCGCCCAGCACCCGCTGGTGCAGGCCGGCGAATTCGGCGCCGACATGCAGGTGCGGCTGCTCAACGACGGGCCGGTGACCATACCGCTGAACCTCGGCGCCTGA
- a CDS encoding MBL fold metallo-hydrolase, with amino-acid sequence MHPSFERLGLTVLERGWLSANNIVFEGRPGSPPAVVDTGYVSHAAQTLALVGQLLPEGPARVINTHLHADHCGGNAALQAGSGAECWVPAPLVAAVNRWDTAGALSFEAIDQRCDRFSAHHGLADGQLLRLGGHDWQVHAAPGHDPDAVMLFEPTRRVLISGDALWQQRVAIVFSELVGEDGIGPALTALQRIEALAPQIVIPGHGAPFTAVAEAIAASRQRLAQFAQQPLAHLRYALRALVMFHLLELRSRPRDTLLQWMTSTPLLAGIARQLPAGLALADFAADNLDRLLHDGTLVAEAGQVRLP; translated from the coding sequence GTGCACCCGTCGTTCGAGCGCCTCGGCCTCACGGTGCTCGAGCGCGGCTGGCTGTCGGCCAACAACATCGTCTTCGAAGGCCGGCCGGGCTCGCCACCGGCGGTGGTGGACACCGGCTACGTCAGCCATGCGGCGCAGACGCTGGCGCTGGTCGGGCAGCTGCTGCCCGAGGGGCCGGCGCGGGTGATCAACACCCACCTGCATGCCGACCACTGCGGTGGCAATGCCGCGCTGCAGGCCGGCAGCGGCGCCGAGTGCTGGGTGCCCGCGCCGCTGGTGGCGGCGGTCAACCGCTGGGACACCGCCGGTGCACTGAGCTTCGAGGCGATCGACCAGCGCTGCGACCGCTTCAGCGCCCACCACGGCCTGGCCGACGGCCAGTTGCTGCGCCTGGGGGGCCACGACTGGCAGGTGCATGCCGCGCCCGGCCATGACCCCGATGCGGTGATGCTGTTCGAGCCCACCCGGCGGGTGTTGATCTCCGGCGATGCGCTGTGGCAGCAGCGCGTGGCCATTGTGTTCTCGGAGCTGGTGGGCGAAGACGGCATCGGCCCGGCGCTGACCGCGCTGCAGCGCATCGAGGCACTGGCACCGCAGATCGTGATTCCCGGCCACGGCGCGCCCTTCACCGCGGTGGCCGAGGCCATCGCCGCCAGCCGGCAGCGCCTGGCGCAGTTCGCGCAACAGCCGCTGGCCCACCTGCGCTACGCACTGCGGGCGCTGGTCATGTTCCACCTGCTGGAGCTGCGCAGCCGGCCGCGCGACACGCTGCTGCAGTGGATGACGAGCACGCCCTTGCTGGCCGGCATCGCACGGCAGTTGCCGGCGGGCCTGGCGCTGGCCGACTTCGCGGCCGACAACCTGGACCGGCTGCTGCACGACGGCACGCTGGTGGCCGAAGCTGGGCAGGTGCGCCTGCCCTGA
- a CDS encoding long-chain-fatty-acid--CoA ligase, with the protein MDRPWLAHYPAGVPASIDSSAYSSLVDLLEDCFRRHATRNAAICMDATMTYRELDEASQALAAWLQATGLERGARVALMMPNLPQYMVALAAVLRAGYVVVNVNPLYTARELEHQLKDSGAQAIVVLENFAATLEEVIHRTEVRHVVLAAMGDMLGFWKGRLVNFVVRHAKRMVPEFRLPVDESHTVTRFNDALEAGSRLPLKRPALQPDDIAFLQYTGGTTGVSKGAMLLHRNVVANILQSEAWFAPALAKLGDQPPVIVCALPLYHIYALTACNFLGLRLGMVNLLIPNPRDIPGFIATLAKHPPNMFPAVNTLFNALLNNPDFHRLDFSALKISNGGGMAVQQATAQQWHALTGCWIVEGYGLSETSPVATANRIDITGFTGSIGLPMPSTDIAIRDDEGNDVPLGTPGEICIRGPQVMPGYWRRPDETARVMTPDGYFRSGDIGVMDAKGEVRIVDRKKDMILVSGFNVYPNEIEQVVGLHPGVLECAAVGVADDKSGEAVKLFVVRKDGAALDEDELMRYCKDNFTGYKRPKYIEFRDELPKTNVGKILRRELRKP; encoded by the coding sequence ATCGACCGCCCCTGGCTGGCGCACTACCCGGCCGGGGTGCCGGCGTCCATCGACAGCAGCGCTTACAGCTCGCTGGTCGACCTGCTCGAAGACTGCTTCCGTCGCCATGCCACGCGCAACGCCGCGATCTGCATGGACGCGACGATGACCTACCGCGAGCTGGACGAGGCTTCGCAGGCGCTGGCCGCCTGGCTGCAGGCCACCGGGCTGGAACGCGGCGCGCGGGTGGCCTTGATGATGCCCAACCTGCCGCAGTACATGGTGGCGCTGGCCGCGGTGCTGCGGGCGGGCTACGTGGTGGTCAACGTCAACCCGCTGTACACCGCGCGTGAGCTGGAACACCAGCTCAAGGACTCGGGCGCGCAGGCCATCGTGGTGCTGGAAAACTTCGCCGCCACGCTGGAAGAAGTGATTCACCGCACCGAGGTGCGCCACGTGGTGCTGGCCGCGATGGGCGACATGCTGGGCTTCTGGAAGGGCCGGCTGGTCAACTTCGTGGTGCGGCATGCCAAGCGCATGGTGCCCGAGTTCCGCCTGCCGGTGGACGAGAGCCACACCGTCACCCGCTTCAACGACGCGCTGGAGGCCGGTAGCCGGCTGCCGCTCAAGCGCCCGGCGCTGCAGCCCGACGACATCGCCTTCCTGCAGTACACGGGCGGCACCACCGGCGTGTCCAAGGGCGCGATGCTGCTGCACCGCAACGTGGTGGCCAACATCCTGCAAAGCGAGGCCTGGTTCGCGCCCGCGCTGGCCAAGCTGGGCGACCAGCCGCCGGTGATCGTGTGCGCGCTGCCGCTGTACCACATCTATGCACTGACGGCCTGCAACTTCCTGGGGCTGCGGCTGGGCATGGTCAACCTGCTGATTCCCAATCCGCGCGACATCCCCGGCTTCATCGCCACGCTGGCCAAGCATCCGCCCAACATGTTCCCGGCGGTCAACACCCTGTTCAATGCGCTGCTGAACAACCCCGACTTCCACCGCCTGGACTTCAGCGCGCTGAAGATCAGCAACGGCGGTGGCATGGCGGTGCAGCAGGCCACGGCGCAGCAGTGGCATGCGCTCACCGGCTGCTGGATCGTCGAGGGCTACGGCCTGTCGGAAACCTCGCCGGTGGCCACGGCTAACCGCATCGACATCACCGGCTTCACCGGCAGCATCGGCCTGCCGATGCCCAGCACCGACATCGCGATCCGCGACGACGAAGGCAACGACGTGCCGCTGGGCACGCCGGGCGAGATCTGCATCCGCGGCCCGCAGGTGATGCCGGGCTACTGGCGCCGGCCCGACGAAACCGCGCGCGTGATGACGCCGGACGGCTACTTCCGCTCGGGCGACATCGGCGTGATGGACGCCAAGGGCGAGGTGCGCATCGTCGACCGCAAGAAGGACATGATCCTGGTCAGCGGCTTCAACGTGTACCCGAACGAGATCGAGCAGGTGGTGGGCCTGCACCCCGGCGTGCTGGAGTGCGCCGCGGTGGGCGTGGCCGACGACAAGTCGGGCGAGGCGGTCAAGCTGTTCGTGGTGCGCAAGGACGGCGCGGCGCTCGATGAAGACGAGCTGATGCGCTACTGCAAGGACAACTTCACCGGCTACAAGCGGCCCAAGTACATCGAGTTCCGCGACGAGTTGCCCAAGACCAACGTGGGCAAGATCCTGCGGCGCGAACTGCGCAAGCCTTGA